ATTAATATAAGGAGATAAATTTAATTTTATGAGTATTTTAGATGTTTCAAATGTAAGCCATGGATATGGTTCAAGAGCAATTCTTGAAAATGCCTCTTTCCGTCTATTAAAAGGGGAACATATAGGACTTGTTGGGGCAAATGGAGAGGGAAAGACAACTTTCTTAAATATAATAACTGGAAAATTGTTGCCAGATGAAGGAAAAATCTCTTGGTGTAGACATATTACAACTGGATATTTAGATCAATATAGTACTTTAGAAAAGGGAAAATCAATAAGAGATATTCTTCGTTCTGCCTTTGCTCATATGTATGATCTAGAACAAGAGATGATAGGTATATATGATAAGATGGGAGATTGTACACCTGAAGAGATGGATGCTCTTATTGAAGAGGCTGGAGAGATTCAAAGTATCCTTGAAGATGGAAATTTTTACTCTCTGGATTCTAAAATTGAGGAGTATGCTGCTGGGCTTGGACTAACTGATATAGGTTTAGAACGTGATGTATCTGAACTTTCTGGGGGACAGAGAGCTAAAATTTTATTGGCTAAAGTTCTACTTGAAAATCCTATGATTCTTATACTTGATGAGCCTACTAACTTCCTAGATGAAAACCATATAGCTTGGCTTAAAAATTTTCTACAAAATTATGAAAATGCTTTTATCTTAGTTTCTCATGATATTCCTTTTTTAAATGATGTTGTAAATGTTATCTACCATGTAGAAAATGCTGTTTTAACTCGTTATACTGGAGATTACTATCAATTTAGAGAAATGTATGAATTGAAGAAAAGACAGATTGAACAAGCATATAAAAAGCAACAGAAAGAGATTGCTCACCTTAAAGATTTTATTGCTAGAAATAAAGCTAGAGTTGCCACTACTAACTTAGCTAAAGATCGTCAAAAGAAACTTGATAGAATGGAGATCATAGAGATAGCAAAAGAAAAATTAAAACCTGAATTTGAATTTACTTCTGCTAGAACTCCAAGTAGAGAAGTTATTACAGCTAAAAATCTTGTTATTGGTTATGATGAACCTCTTACTAAGCCTCTAAACTTTACTGTTGAAAGAAATCAAAAAATTGCTATCAAAGGTGTTAATGGACTTGGAAAATCAACTCTTTTAAAAACATTGTTAGGGATTATAAAACCAGTAGCTGGAGAGGTTGAACATGGGCAATTTTTAGAGATAGGATATTTTGAACAAGAGGAGAAATCTGAAAATATAACTGCTCTTGACTTTATTTGGAATGAGTATCCAAGTATGACAAATAGAGAGGTTAGAGCTGCTCTTGCTAGATGTGGACTTACAACTGATCATATTACAAGTCAAATGCAAGTTTTATCTGGGGGAGAAAATGCAAAAGTTCGTCTATGCAAATTGATGCTAAAAAATATTAATCTTTTAATACTTGATGAGCCTACTAATCACCTAGATATTGATGCTAAAGAGGAGTTAA
This is a stretch of genomic DNA from Fusobacterium varium. It encodes these proteins:
- a CDS encoding ABC-F family ATP-binding cassette domain-containing protein, with product MSILDVSNVSHGYGSRAILENASFRLLKGEHIGLVGANGEGKTTFLNIITGKLLPDEGKISWCRHITTGYLDQYSTLEKGKSIRDILRSAFAHMYDLEQEMIGIYDKMGDCTPEEMDALIEEAGEIQSILEDGNFYSLDSKIEEYAAGLGLTDIGLERDVSELSGGQRAKILLAKVLLENPMILILDEPTNFLDENHIAWLKNFLQNYENAFILVSHDIPFLNDVVNVIYHVENAVLTRYTGDYYQFREMYELKKRQIEQAYKKQQKEIAHLKDFIARNKARVATTNLAKDRQKKLDRMEIIEIAKEKLKPEFEFTSARTPSREVITAKNLVIGYDEPLTKPLNFTVERNQKIAIKGVNGLGKSTLLKTLLGIIKPVAGEVEHGQFLEIGYFEQEEKSENITALDFIWNEYPSMTNREVRAALARCGLTTDHITSQMQVLSGGENAKVRLCKLMLKNINLLILDEPTNHLDIDAKEELKKAVKEFKGTVLLVSHEPDFYMDVVTDVWNVEDWTTKIV